Part of the Zea mays cultivar B73 chromosome 4, Zm-B73-REFERENCE-NAM-5.0, whole genome shotgun sequence genome is shown below.
ggctactgttgggactatgcttcgtcgccgaaggtcttgtaggaagaagcagcttcggctgaagctgtccgcatgagatgaccgaaggatcctcttcatgaagcttcggaattagaaaccgacttaaaagtagaatgaccttttagtccataaatgtttgggtcgctgttgtaatcccttataaggggcataattgtaattccccacaggctgtgtcctgtgcctataaatagtgaacagtattcctttactgttcacgcattcctgtatttgcaatcgcatcattcgggaaccaatctttgccaaggcagaggtataactgtattcaatgattaaatatactgagtagatataatatggttcgtttatgattcatttatctttgatactctatattttatgttatcttatacaatctattaaaattcaattacgaagatttaaccttcgtaatcgtattgtcatcaaccttcgtccaaggtccattaatccccaagggaataatgcttcgttggacgaaggacattaacatttaacattttatgttgtcttgttcttaattcatagcatttgagaacaagtccccaacacgtgGGATCCACACGCACTATCACGAAGAGACATCAGCAACAGATTAGCTACAGGGACCCATATGGCGAGTGAACAGGACGAAACACCATACCAGGGGTACGACATCGCACGACCCTACGGACGACGTCAGTAGGACCACGCCACTAGAGACAGCAAGCCAAGCTCCCTTCTAGTAGAATATGAATAAAGTCGTCCCTTTAATTATAAAAGGGCAGGGGCAACCTTCCTTCTACACACAAGCGCACTAGATGTAACACAATCTACTGCAATTCCACGATCAACACTACACTGGACTAGGGGCCCGACCTGAAGCAGAATAAACCCGTGTCTTAGATTTCTCATCGAGTCCCAGCAACTCACCATTCAGAGCAAGTCCACGCTAGCACCCCTACCGAATACAAATCTCATTGTCCCCCGATTTTCGAAACCACGTCATTTTTATCTTGAGTTTAGGagaagtcgtactataaagggggactcAAGAATAGTTAGTCAACTGTTGAACCAAATGCTCAAAATCTGAGATTAATACCCTATACCTAGCTAAATCTGCCACCAAAATTTTAGATCCTATCTCCTGATTTGGCAAGGGCGACAATGGCGCCCTTAACATATCCATTGGAACCTGAGTATAAATACCCATATATTCACCCATAACGCGCTACATGGCGCCCATAACATATCCATTGGAACCTGAGTATAAATACTCATATGTTCACCCACAACAGCTACTGCTTCTTCTTCCTCGCATTTGATCGTTGCAAAATAGAAAACTACTGCGCCCTCTCCTTTGTTGTTCCCTCTCAAGCTCCCAAGCAAATCTTTGATTCCAACCATCAAAACTTGAGAAAAAAAAGGCAGCAAACTTTCACTGGAGAGTGGATCCATTGGTTTCTCATCTCAAAGAgcatttggttcacgttttaatgCCGGTTCTAGGATTTATTACTCTTGAAGCTTGCTTCTAGCTGGTTATGTGTTGTCCTTATGCTTGTAAGTGTTGTGGCAGCCTTGGGAAAGGGTAGAAATTTACCTGATCTAAGCTCTTCTAGGTGCGTTTTAAATTTGGTTTGAAATCCTCTGCGTAGGCCAGCACTGCCGCCCTATTAGGCCGACAGTGTCACCCTATGATCTGACGAAATTTCGACTTGAATTTTTACAAGCCTATTCACCCCTTCTAGTTTTGCACTGTTTACTTAGTAGTGTTTGAAATAATACATCAATCCGTGTTTTTGCACTGTTTACTGGGCAGTGTTTGAAATAATACATCAATCCTTGCATGATTCCTGGTTGAACACGATGTAAATAAATTGTTATATCTGTCGTAGCCTACCCGTTCTCCTGTGTATACACCATTTTAGTGGTTCGGTGATAGCCTCGGAAACCAGATGAAATACCAGCAGTGTACTCAATCCTTGCGAAATTGTGTGCTCCAGAAATCAGCTGACTCCGATAAACAGAACTTATTACCATATATATAGTTAGTTAGATTAGAAGAGAAATCACGACATATTCACACTGATTTACGACTGAGATTGACAACATTGTTCTACCATTAGTCCACCTTTATGAAGCCAGGAGGGAAGAAGAACCCACAAGCGAACGACCCCGTACGAAGTCCCTATCGTCtcctctctcctcccctcccttaTGGAAACCTCATAATTACTATACCTAACTTCGCATTCAAGGAAGTTCCTTTTTTTTTAAAAGCAAGGCGAAAATAAGCTAGAGAAAGGGGGGGAAGGAGCAGGAAAGGGACAGGGTTCTAGCTAGGACTCATCCCCAAGCATACTGATTGTTGATTGATTCACGGCGCTTCAACCATGGCGATGTCTGTCGGTGATCAGCGGTGACATTGAGCTCCTTGAGATGGTTTACTTGGAACAGGGCCATTCCATGCGGAATTGCTGATCACATCAGTGAGCAGCTGTTGGCGTTCTCGTCGCTGAAGATGTTGTAAGGCTCAGCATGCGAGTGCGGGGGCAGCACTGGGTAGCCCATTGGGTAATGCATCGGTGGCCGGCCATAGCCGTAGCCCATTGCCGCCGGGTATCCTGCACCGCCGTTCccgtgctgctgttgctgctgctgcatcatcatcatctgctgctgctgctgctgcatcaAGGCCATGTACTGCTGCTGCGCCACGGGGTTCCCGGATGCCGCGGCGGCCTGAAGCATATCCGCCCCAGAATGCATTCCGCCGCCCAATCCCGGGTGGAACCCCAGGCCCGGCATGCCGCCAGCTCCGCAACCGCCACCGCCGCTCTGCTGCATAATACCCATGTGCGGGTGGCCAACCGGCATGCCCATAGGTCCGCCGCCCATCTGGGCCGTGCTGGGGAAGCCGGCACCAGCACCACCAAGAATGTTAGGAGGCCTCATCATGCCTTGTTGAGGCAGCATTCCGCCCATCGGGCCACCGACACCGACGGCGGCGGCGCTGCCGCCGCCCTTCTTCCCCTGGCCCAGGTGGGCCCCGCCTCCCGGGGCGCCTCCCTTTGCATTGTGCGGCTGCCCACCGGCACCGCCGTGGTTGTTTCCCTTGATCTGCACCGGGATCTCGTTCCCCCCACCACCACCCTTCTTGCCGCCACCGCCCTTCTTGTCGCCCCCGCCGGCCGGCGGCGGCACAGCCATGGGCTTCATCATCATCTTGGGGTCGCCGTAGACGTCGTCGTCCAGGCCGTCGTCGTCGTAgtcgtcctcgtcgtcgtcgAAGCCGTCGTCGAAGTCATCGTCGAACTCGCTGCCGTAGTCGTCGAAGTTGTCCTCGGGGAGGGCAAACTTGACGGACTTGGGGTCCTTCATCGGCGCAGCCGCGGGGAACGCCGGCATATTGCCGCCCAACAGGTGCGGCGGAAGCTTCAGCCCCTTCATCTGCAgctgctgctgcagctgctggagCTGCTGCGGCGTCGGCTGCGGCATCACCATCTTAGGATTGCCCACGCCACCGCctccgccaccgccaccgccagggCCCTTGTGACCGCCGCCACCCGCACCGCCCTTCTGGGCCTTGCCGCCGCCGGCATCCTTGGAATGGCCCTTGCCACCTCCGGAGTCCTTGGAATGGGCCTTGCCGCCGCCAGCCTCCTTGGAATGGGCCTTGCCGCCGCCATGGTAGGCGTTCTGAGGGATGCCGGGCTTGGAACCCCACAGCTGAGCCGGCTTGCCGGCCTTGTTGAGCTTCCTGATGATGGTGTCCGGATCCAGCAAACCGGACACCGTCACCTTGCCCTGTTCCGCGTCGATGCTGCTCTGGTAGACACCTACAGGTTAAATTTCATCACGTCTCCGTCAGAAGCAGACGCAGACCAAACGTTGACAGAGAAACAGAAACAAACAGCAAGCAAATCGCTGCCGCAAAAGATGAGTTTTTTTTTCTTGTACCGTCGATCTTGTGGAGGGTCTTCTTGACCTTCTTCTCGCACCCGTCACAGTGTATGTTCACTCTCAGCATCAATGTCTGCAACGAGGAAGGAAAACGTCACGGAAAACAACAGAAACAGAGGGGATTTCATTTCAAGGGACAAGAACAAACATGGCAGGACTGCAGGAGAGGGAACATATGCTGCGAGCACACAAGCAAAGCTGCCTCCCGCCTGCCTTGATTGAAAATGGcagcaaaaagaaaagaaaaaagaagcaAGAGAAGATGAACAGTAGAGGAGCTGAGAACAGGCCAGCAAATgcctcacacacacacacacacctgcACCTTGAGGACATCCTCCTTGCTCATCCTGGAACTAGAACAGCACCTCTGCTAGCTCAATGCTACACCGAACTACCAAAGGCACAACACAAGAGGTTTCAGATCTGGCGCCCGAGCTCTCAAATCTCAGGAAGCAGTAGGGAAGGGCGGTGTATGAGGCTGCAATAATATCTGGCTTCCCAGGCAAGTGACTGTCCTGTGAGCGAGCCTACTCTGTGCTCAAGATTCAAGAAGGAAGGCTAGCGGAAGGGTGCGAGTGTGCCgcagagggagagagagcggTGGTACAGCGGCATGCCATGGGCTCGCAGCCAAAAACTTCATGTGAGGGGGCCACCAAGGCAGGCGCCATGTGACCCTTGTCTCCTCCTCGCTTTCACACAAGCCACGAGCACATCCTGCACAGAGCACACTGCACCGCAAGGGGATACAATTTTTCCAACGCTCCCTCCAGTCCTTTTCCATCAATTCCCTAATTCGCTCCTCCTATGAATACATTAGCTCTAGATTGCCGTGGTATCCGGCTATACAACAAGTCGTAATAACAATGAGCTAAGGTGTCGTTTGGTTCGCAAAATATAACATAAATGATAATGATAACGATTCACATTCGAATACCGGTTGTAACAAATTCGAATAGGATGGTATCCATTTGTAGTATGATATCGATTACGGTTAAACTTAAACAAACATAATTTAAAGTTATCAGTTAATCATTACATTACAATATGGGAACCAAACGCTACCTTGGTACTACTACCATTCTACCAAAAACTTTCCCCAACGCAAGCATCAGTTTAAAGCAAAATTACGACAACACAAGCGGGTCAAGCTAAAAAAAATGGTACTACCATTCGATTTTCTTTTTTTTCGTTTGAGATCGTTCCAAAGAAATGAACTAACAAGGGCTACTATTTCTGTTTGGGGCCTTATTCTTATGAAGGTCCTCGAAATACAAAGATAATGGTTGTTTTCTAGTATATCTAGTATTACCTTCGTCCGTAGTACCTTCGGATGGATAAGTCAGAGGGTAAGAAGCACGCTTCGGAATATTACCGTGAAGGAACAATGGACAAAATGCGAAGCAAAAAAGACAACTTCACCCTTGTTGTGTACTATAACTCAAATATATAGGCTTGAGGGTGTGAATTGTAAATTTTACCAAAGTTGTATCCCGCGACTATAAATAGGTGAGCAGTGCCCTGCATAAATTCACCTTTTTGAAGGGCCTAGGCTTCATCTTGCTTAGCCTTCGAAGTACCTTGGAGCTATATTGTGTCAAAAAGTCGAAGGTATGTTTATAAATTCTTGTAATATGAAGGGAGATGGAAAAAATAATGCTAAGGATCCTGAGATGAATTATATACTTTATTGTTCATCATCATTTTTTAATACAACTTTACTTATATTTCCTTCTAAAGACCCTCGTTCTCAAGCTAACACTTCAACGAAGTGGTAAATTGAGAATGAAGGTTCAGATTTTTTAacttatgttgccttgtttttaatgTCATGTAGCAATTAAAAACAAGATCacaacattggcgtccacctccggtgaactcatttctgCAACCACAACAAGCTTCATCATGGCACCAAAGAAGTCAGCAGCAGCTAGCTCTGTCCTCACATCCTTGGACATGAACCAGGGAGAAGAAGCATTGCAGCAGGCACACAACCAAAAGAGGAAGGCAGTCAGTCCGACTCAAAAGACGAAGCACTTGATCAAGAGATACAAAACCTAGAggccatccatcaacaagtggaaAATCGCaaagaaaagatgcttcgtctctcaGAATTACAAAAGAAGATTACTGTCGCAACCAAAGAAATGTGCAACATCGTGTAGACCATAGAACAACCAGAACACTAATACCAACACAGGGATCTTCGGAATGAAGACCACAACCAAGACAATCTTCGGTACGATGTTTTCAACCACAATGATTTTCTCTATGATGATGGTTCCCCTGGCTGTGGAGTTGCATGCACTACCTTGGCCACCTTCGTACAAACCATCATGGTTACCAATGTATGATGGCCATTCTTATCCAaaaacaattcttgatgagttacaaggccacaatatcttcgtatgggggtaACACATCGGTGATGGCAAAATAATTCGTCATGGCGGTCAGGAATGTCGCTCAAGCGTGGTATTCTTCCCTCCATCTAGGGGAGTGACTTCTTGTCAAAAGCTTAAAGATATGTTGATTACAAATTTCCAAGGTTttgaaacgaagccagtcactgccttggcacacaagaccatgaagaGTAACTGCAAGCTTATGTCAGAAGGTTCCTTCGGCTAAGAGCACAAGCACCAACAGTTCTGAATGAGATAGTTACAAAagtcatgatcaagggactttgaCCAGGGTCGGCtgctcaatattttgccagaaagccTCCTCGACTTTGGAAaaacttctccagaagatggatgaatacatcagggcagacaatgattttcgccacagAAGataagaagctcaaggatatgcagaAATGACTACGAGCTTCGGAGGGCGTTTTCAACCAAGGCATGTCAGAAGTATACACAACCAACATCAAGCATAAGATAAGATAGATCGGACTCAAGGTCAGCAGATTTAGTCACAAGTCTCCAGTACTCAACATCAATCATCACAAAGCAGGTTTAGACCACCAAAGGGTGGCAGAGGAAGGAGAAGCTCTAGTGGAAGGTTTAATTCTCAGCCAAGAAAGGTATTCTTTTTTCTATGGGGAAGATAAAGGACACATAACAAAAACATGTTAGGTGACAACTCAAAAGCAAAGGACATTGTTGAAGCTCAGGCAGGTCAAAACCAGTCAAAGCAAGTTTTTCACACTTCATCTTGTTATTCTCCGTATATTCCAGAGTATGTTCACCATCAACATTCAAACCCTCAACCCTCAGGGTCTATTGCttcgtgaaagggaaatagggtcagaccttttcctaaatgattttggtggttgaaatgcccaacacaaataattggactaactagtttgctctagattatatattctacaggtgctaaaggttcaacacaaaccaataaaaagatcaagttatggttcaaaagaaaggagcaaaagaaaccgaagagaaccctagtctggcgcatcggactgtccggtgcgcccatcgacagacagcctccccaacggttggtttggtggttggggctataaataccccccaaccaccaccactccaatcatccaagtttttcagacatctcattcaatacaagagctagtgcaatcaatacaagacacaattcaaaagaatcaaagcctcttcaAGTCCTAAATACACTCCAAAcatctagtgactagagagagagtttttgtcgtgttctttgagctcttgttcttggatcgctttcttcttccccattcttgttcttcaaagcacttgtaatcaaagcaagagacaccaattgtgtggtggtccttgtggggtctaagtgactcggttgattaaggagaaagctcactcggtctaggtgaccatttgagagagggaaagggttgaaagagacccggtctttgtgaccacctcaatggggactaggttcttaggaaccgaacctcggtaaaacaaatcaccgtgtcatccgctatatttctttggttgatttgttttccctctctttcggactcgaatttatttctaacgctaaccccggcttgtagttgtgctttaagtttataaatttcagttttcgcctattcacccccctctaggcgactttcaattggtatcagagcctggtacttcattagagtctaaccactcgaagtgatgtcgggaggatctgccaagagggagatggaaatggACACAAGCCgcaggaaggctccatcaagggagtccggcgccaaaggaagggaggactcacctccccgcatcaagtcgcaccgaagtggcgacaagaagaagaaaatgaagaaagtggtctactacgagatcgattcttcatcgccctccggctccgacgcaccgtccgtcacttctaagcgccatgagcgcaagaagtttagtaagatccccttacgctatccctgcatttccaaatgcactcctttactttctatcccattaggcaaaccaccggtttttgacggtgaag
Proteins encoded:
- the LOC100193099 gene encoding Heavy metal-associated isoprenylated plant protein 33; translated protein: MSKEDVLKTLMLRVNIHCDGCEKKVKKTLHKIDGVYQSSIDAEQGKVTVSGLLDPDTIIRKLNKAGKPAQLWGSKPGIPQNAYHGGGKAHSKEAGGGKAHSKDSGGGKGHSKDAGGGKAQKGGAGGGGHKGPGGGGGGGGGVGNPKMVMPQPTPQQLQQLQQQLQMKGLKLPPHLLGGNMPAFPAAAPMKDPKSVKFALPEDNFDDYGSEFDDDFDDGFDDDEDDYDDDGLDDDVYGDPKMMMKPMAVPPPAGGGDKKGGGGKKGGGGGNEIPVQIKGNNHGGAGGQPHNAKGGAPGGGAHLGQGKKGGGSAAAVGVGGPMGGMLPQQGMMRPPNILGGAGAGFPSTAQMGGGPMGMPVGHPHMGIMQQSGGGGCGAGGMPGLGFHPGLGGGMHSGADMLQAAAASGNPVAQQQYMALMQQQQQQMMMMQQQQQQHGNGGAGYPAAMGYGYGRPPMHYPMGYPVLPPHSHAEPYNIFSDENANSCSLM